The proteins below come from a single Sorghum bicolor cultivar BTx623 chromosome 4, Sorghum_bicolor_NCBIv3, whole genome shotgun sequence genomic window:
- the LOC8056796 gene encoding uncharacterized protein DDB_G0271670: MTTAPNIEMIASSLRHCSLTGGAGGSGRRRGGGTRRREGGDDSDGVTVELNSEVALPYHWEQCLDIRTGQVYYINWEDGTRTTVDPRTASAAFSSPTPRSTSSASRRTRRASTPSSEYTSVSSVGADVTTGAWRGNDSGYDNDDEEEDDGEAEDHDDDEEEEEEEDELDAESSSSSTTTSSSSSTGSSRGSAVSSTLSSFSPTDESGSGDNGGRGLGAAGHVLVAAGCRACFMYFMVPKRADVCPKCGSSGLLHLSRNGYA, encoded by the exons ATGACTACTGCGCCCAACATCGAGATGATCGCCTCCTCGCTGCGCCACTGCTCCCTcaccggcggcgccggcgggagCGGGCGGCGCCGGGGAGGAGGCACCAGGCGCCGCGAGGgcggcgacgacagcgacggCGTCACCGTCGAGCTCAACTCCGAAGTCGCGCTTCCCTACCACTGGGAGCAGTGCCTCGACATCCGG ACGGGGCAAGTGTACTACATCAACTGGGAGGACGGCACCCGAACGACGGTGGACCCGCGCACGGCGTCGGCGGCCTTCTCCTCGCCGACGCCGCGCTCCACGTCGTCGGCGTCTCGGCGCACCCGCCGCGCGTCCACGCCGTCGTCGGAGTACACCTCCGTGTCGTCCGTGGGCGCGGACGTCACTACGGGCGCGTGGCGGGGCAACGATAGCGGCTACGAcaacgacgacgaggaagaggacgACGGCGAGGCGGAGgatcacgacgacgacgaggaggaggaggaggaggaggacgagctcgacgccgagagcagcagcagcagcaccaccaccagcagctcCAGCAGCACGGGCAGCAGCCGGGGGTCGGCCGTGTCGTCCACGCTCTCGTCCTTCTCGCCCACCGACGAGTCCGGCTCCGGCGACAACGGCGGCCGAGGCCTGGGCGCCGCCGGGCACGTGCTCGTGGCGGCCGGGTGCCGCGCCTGCTTCATGTACTTCATGGTGCCGAAGCGCGCCGACGTGTGCCCCAAGTGCGGCAGCTCCGgcctcctccacctcagccgcAACGGCTACGCCTGA